gcattcttttgttttttttttctttcgtgccTTTTGTTTTGCACCTTTTCTTTGccacccggcctactcctctgcccttccgtcagggagcctaccggggacATTAACAttctcaaggattttttttttatcttgtcttccattttctattttttcttaaatacACTTTATTTACCTGATTCCTATGACACCGATTCCAACAAAAGTAGGCAGGGAGCTCGATCaactaaaaaaaactgaattgAATTCTACCGGCTGCGTCATTGTCGTGACCCGGACGAGGTTTTCAagctcgaccgttcgtcgcaacaatactcagcaaactgaactcTGTTATCGATTTGTTCCAACACGAACGAAAAACCGAAAACACCTTTGCGTTACCATGGAGCACACGATAACGCTATACACGCTGATCAAAATGAATCAATAAATGAGTTCATATCGTTACAAGGAAATAATCTCAGTGGTATTTTGCAATAACTCCTCATTCTAATCTTATTCACTACATAATTTGCAAGAGAATTTTCGTAGcattttctggatgaatttccgttaagCCAACAGTTGACATGCGTTTCATTATTACCTCCACCATTTCCCCCAAACGGTTGAAGACATTTTGTTAACAAAACATACATGTGAATATGTTAGCCCTTTCTTAAATCTACTGCTCTTTTATTATAATCATTTTCTTGGAAGGTGTATAAAATAAGTTTACGCCGAACCATGCCGCCGACGAAGGCAAATGGTGTGACACCGCTACGCTGCTGCCGCCGACTGAAAGCAAACTAGataatagggtggttcaaaaaatcgattttgctccacagtgctcatctgattctgtatcatgttTTGAGTGTCCTCTAAAAGTtttagctcatttggattaaaactgatttagcacaagccgtttcaagtttgcatgcaaattagtatggggaaatttattttttcatcatactgttaatgacgcttccctaTTAAGAGCAGGttgaaagaaaacctacatagctggaagaaatactcaacagctttcacccaacgaaaaccgcatgttgattaatcgccccaataattagtaatcgattttaagacaggatgcgaatctttagtcatgatcgtcaAACTTCTtggagggcatcactgaaatgtgcagtgcaacatagtagcctgcaTTTTTGTGTGCTATCTTcccgccacgagcagcaatgttgcctgttgaagAGTTATGCatttagctccagaaaaccacagtatagattaaattcgattactaattattggaacgattaattaggatgcggttttcgctgagcgaaagctcttgaatattcctttcagctatgtaggttttcttttatccTGCGCCTAATGAGGAAGCGTCATTATCagtttaatgaaaaaataaatttccccatactaatttgcatgcaaacttgaaatggcttgtgctaaatcagttttaatccaaatgagctaaaattttaagaggacactcagaacatgataaagaattagatgagcgctgtggagcaaaatcgattttttgaaccaccctactagaTATCTCACCGCCGCtgctgaaaatatttcattgaCCCGCAGCTTCAAAAATTGATTCGAGCTTAGATTATTTCAGTGACATGGTGTTTCTCCGGTAGTCATAGATTCTATTCAAATTTAATGTTTAAATTGTACAAAATTAAAGCCAATTCTTCGTTTAAAACACCATGGTCTCCAAATAGACAACCGGAAACCTAAATTTAACTTTAACCCCATCCCATGGTACGGTTTGTATGCCACGATAACGCAAAAATTGTCAATAAGGGTCAGATTAGCCTTGATTTTAATTTAACTTTCCCCTGACAGGTGTATATTTTTCACTACtcaagattttcaaaatttcccatatcaaaattttcatgtaAGTTCGTATATCTTTTGCTCAATTTCAACACAGCAATGAAACGATTTATGCATATTTAAGGTAACAAAATATAAAGCAAATAAAATTGATATGAACGAACAATCCCGCCAGAAACAACACAATCGAACACGTCGAGCTCGTTCATCGAGTGTCCACCATATTGTTATAAACATCTTTGAGGACAGACAGGTTCAGGTCGTTTCGCACAACATCAATCCTACATTAGGAACGGATGGGCTTCAAGAATCAACGGCATTCATCGTCAGTGCACCGCCACTACACCCAACACTGTTCGATGGGACGTACAACTATGATGGCGGAAATGTCGATTTGGAGTGGACAACGTCTTCGGAAAGTGTGTTATCGGCGGACAGCGATTCAGAGATGGCCTTAGAAGAAGTCTTGAGCAATGCGGTCAGTTCAGTTCCGGTTATCGAACCGAGCGGTGAAAAAATGGTCACGCGGAAAAAATCTATCTCCGTGGTAGGAAATGTCAGGGGACAAGCAGTGGGGGCCATGATTGACCCGGGGAGTACTGTGCTGATGCAGATGTCCCGAGGCAATATCGGTTGTTATACTGATGTGCGCAATTGCATGGCAGAGATCAACGAAGTGTTGAACAACGATGACAGCATCGTGATACTGAGATATCCAAGCGTAGAGGATTCACAGCGATCAAGGAGAGTGCAAGTAAGCCATCAGGAAACGGCGAAGAAGATGATGGAGTTGACCGAAGACGTTTTGAGAAGGGTTCAAGGCTCGTCTAGAGAGTCTATTCTAATGAAGCTTCAGGACACTTTGGGAGAAATGTTAAATCAACCGGAGGACACGATTGCGGTTCACTCTTTTTCCAGAGAAGTAATGGGTGGTTCTAAGTCGGAAGCATTAGtaggatttttcaaaagagacaATGAAGCGGCATTGTTTGTTCAAGCCGTAGATTCAAGCAACAAGATAACCAGAAGTTTGTCAGGCTGTGAAGATGAGAATTCCATGGAAGATCAAATAGGTTTAGAGCGATTGAAAAGTTTTCTTCAAGAGTCTTTGCAAAACCAGGAGCAAGCGTTAAGCCAAACTTTTGATATTGAACCGGACATTACTATCAGTAGGTCAGGAAATAAAGTTGTAGGTGTATTAAGCTTTCCCAACTCAGCTTCAGCTGTAGTGAAGACAACCGTTGACAGATTCCCGCTAGACAAACAGCGATCAGAAATAGTTCAATCAATGAAAGATCTGTTGCAAAATCTAGCCCAGCAATCTACGGGCAAGCTTTTGGTTCAAATGCACTCCGGTAACGATCGAGAAACTGTATTGGATCAAATTAAAAACGAACTGGATGAATCAGTCCAGCCTGGTGCAGAAGAAGGTGGACCGTCGGTAATTAGCGTACGAGAAAGTGACGACAAAGTCATCGGCGTTCTGAACTATTCGGGTGGATCTATCGTCATTCAAACATCGAGTAAAAATTGGATCCACGCCCATTCATGTAGTGATCCAAAAGACTTACTTCAAAGTATTCGACTCATGATAGAACTGTTTATCATGAGCAGTGAATTGACAGATGTTGATCTCCGATCCCTAGCATCAATTATCGTTCAAGTTTTCCATTTCCCAACAGTTGACCTCTCAGAAGATTTCCTCAGTAAGCATATCCTGCAAAAGATGGCTTTCATCACGCATCAACTTATGAACCCTTCGGAACACGAAGATCCACTTTTGATCATCAACCAGCTTCGAAATACATTAGAGCTGATCGCCCGCCCAGAGTTTGCCTCAGAAAATATTCAGGACACATATTCAGTTGAAGTTCTAAAAAGTTACTTGGACGAGTTACTGTGCGAGGAGGATACTCAATACGAAAACGATTTAATAATACATACGCTGCGGGGAGCCCTTCTTGACGTCCTTATTCATTACGATGTTACGCTGTCTGCAGCTCTCGAGGATCTCTTGAATCTACTGAAAACCATCTCAGTGGAAAAAGTTGATCTACACTCGCAATCCACCGTCATAAGCTCTCCGGGAATGACGGCTATAACCAACGAACCGTTGCTCACAGATCGCTCTACTTCTGAGCATCATTCTTTTGAAGTCGTTCAACGTATTCACAACCTTTTGGGCGACGAAGAACCTTCGCACGGACGTGAAGTTTCTTACCTTTCCATATTCCAGAGCATTTTCCTAACTCTGCTCCGAATTATAAGTGGATGGAGTGTCCGCTTGAAGTCCTTTCTTGACAAGGATAATAGACAGCAATCTGTCCCAGTGGAGCAGCAATCAGGATCAAAACTAGAACAACAATCAGAACCCGGGACGTCCGTGCAGCGGAAGCCTTCCGTTTCGTTTCATCTGCTGAAGCAGCCAAATGACGCCGACGAACGGACACCTTCGGACATATCCCAACAATATGAGGATGAAAGGCACAAGTTGAACAGTACGATTGACGATCTACGCGCATTCTTGGAACACTCACTGAACGTTCCGGAAGCGTGGGAAAAGCAACGGAAGGGATCACGTATGGAGTTCCCGGAAGGATCTGTCGCTGTAAAGCAGAGAATGCTTCACCTGTTCTCCAAGCTGCTGGATGAAGCGGCTAAATTGAAGGTGACTGACAAATCAAGCCATGCGATTCATCTTTGCTTGGACTCAGCCTCCGGGGAACTGGAACAGAAGGAGGGTGCGCAGTTTGTGGTATTGAGTGGGAAAGTTCGCGACCGACAGCACAATTTGGGTTTATTTTTCGAGGCAAGAATGGTAGATTTAGAAGATGCTTCCAAGGTAGAGTCAGAAGTCGAGTGCGTAACGGAAGTTCGACGGCTGTCAGATAAATCTGAATGTTTGGTCAAGGATGAGCTTGTTCCGGAAGTTGTAGAGTCGTGTTTAGCAGAAGTGGGAAGTGACGGGGCTGAGGAGGTTGATCAGAGAGAAGGTAGTGTCGAAGAATTTCGGATGCAGGAAACATTGAGTAGGTACTTTGAACTGATTCAAAGCTACATCCAGGAATCAATGGATCCGATGCGGGAAGCCCTGGGTACTATACTGGAGAGAATCGCCTTGGTAGGGACAGAGAAGATTCGGGAGATACGGTCTAGTATCGTTCAAACAAGTAGCAATTTCGGGGAGGACTATATTGTTGAGATGGAAAGCAGTCTTGAAGAGCAAGAGGTAGTTCTGCCGAAAGGTAAGGCAATTAAGTTTTAAATAATTGATatgttttgaaaaacttttattttagAAATGGCACAACAAGATCAGTCGGTGCAGTGTGCTCCTTCCACAGCAAGTGGGAACGTTCAAGACAACGAAATTTTATTCGTAagtcattttttttaagttttcaaccgattctcctaatttttggtagtttggtaaaacttgccGAGATCTGTCCCCAAGGTGTAAACTCGATCGAAAAATCTTTAAAACACGCGCACAGTGTACTTttataaaaaaactcaaaggtgcagcccaatcggttgtaggactacgtagctattcgaaattgatggtatctgccataataatttgtgtcgttttattaacattgagcaaactgctcggaggtcaactgaatcaagaagtcgaatagttgttcccagttggatggactttgagtctctaaccgtggaattaacatggctcattggccgctgaagccactcgactggctttcagtcggggacatcacaatccttactttgccacgaacgCCCGcgatggcgaaaaccaaacgttgcatataaatatatttccgtttggtttcacgccacttctgattctgcttcttcttcttcttctttttattggcattacatccccacactgggacagagccgcctcgcagcttagtgttcattaagcacttccacagttattaactgcgaggcttctaagccaagttaccatttttgcatttgtatatcatgaggctaacacgatgatacttttatgcccagggaattcgagaaaatttccaatccgaaaactgcatagaccggcaccgggaatcgaacccagccaccctcagcatggtcttgctttgtagccgcgcgtcttaccgcacggctaaggaaggcccctctgattctgcttatttctcctttatttcggccatttttgaggatggtgtcctccaaaaaggtctttatgcatacaaaagaaggttgatccgaaaatccgatatgaactttctttaaagtgcaaaactcaatcgtaactagcaaatttgattgcgcggcggagggagatgatgcaattaatttgaacgggtggaatcactaacagcaaccaagctaccacgcaaacccgatgccgccgaaacaatccactTCCAAAAAAtcctggtcctgagaagaaccaattttcttttcccaatgcgtctttccaataactaactgcatccaaacgcttgacagcaccttgcgttgaaattgtccgaccgccgaccgccttcgtgctgctgtgtccactccgctgcatcgaatgtcgaaccgctctttgtggaatcccgatcaaaatggctctcgcgcgccgaatagcagctttcttgtatttaataaattaagcccgttagcccacccctttgtgatctgatatgggtgtaaataaaatgtgcgGGGGCGggcctaatggaattacttcattcattagatataagaaagctgcttttcgacgcgtgcgagccattttgatcgggattccgcagcagacaacggacctttcggagaatgacaaattctaagggatcgttcaaaaattacgtccaaggtttgagggggAGAGGGGGTTCTAGAATTTGTGACAATTTGTGACAGGGGGAGAGGGGGGTCTCGTCTTGTGTTACGTCcaacaagaaaaaataatttattacattttagaaacaatttgattagttaaaaaatattttaatttgctGTTAAGGAAGTTAATTCCCACTAAATTCCTTGTAAAAGTAGTGTACAAAGAAAACGAACCATCATATATTTTACAGTtgtacgtacagggggagggggggtcagtGATTTGTGACAGATTGTGACagaagggggggaggggttgaaaatgccaaaatacgatggacgtaatttttgaacgatccctaagaatcttatgaaattttctcgcaagattctgaatttggttatgagctgttggttatctaagatgcgtattgttgcgaagagtaacaacagaaatttgactcaagacgaagtttcttcatattaccaaacattatctcttggtaTCTGTCTGttcgagcgacgttcaccgatgggtggttgctgtagatagtttccacagaggtggcgtcttcattaattttatacaaaagaaggttgatccgactatccgaaataaactttcttcaaagtgcaaaactcaatcgttaatagcgaatttgatagcgcgtcgaagGGAGATGATGAagtgaatttgaatggatggaatcactaacagcaaccaaactaccacgccaaacccgatgccaccgaaacagtccattttcgcaattaactctttcttttcgtaaaatattggtcctgagaagaaccaattttcttttcccaccacaatgacaccacaatttgtaataaattttcagcatcagcACTGGCGGTGcaggatcgccacagtgctatttttatggtcaaccttttcttcatatgaaattctggttcgttgaggttgaatgatctgcagcaacacatcgagcaccaccaccaatgcgatgaattttctttgaaaatgttattagcgcctccgtgatgctgtatccgctccgctacgatcgctttgatgcgtctgctctgcgtaaaatcatATTGCAGTGGATTGTGAAACTTATGCTGGGTGCTTCGGGGTTGagccaaaccaaaaccaaagctgtcttcatgcagcactgccgtaatctgagaaagtgacgtaacagccaatttacaacatgcatgtttgccatttttctgttaaagagctcgatgagtactactcgttaacatcatttttggaaaatggcgtatacgtcactttttcagattacggcagagcaTATCCGCCGCCGTATGCTGGTTCTCCAATGGTACCAACGGGATGCGAAATGCATTAACGCAGCGACCAAGCTAGTGACGAATGATAACCAATTGCGAATATTATCAATAACTCATTTGGCCCTGATAGGGGTCGAAAATTAACTCTTTCAAGGACAACTGGTTGACCAGTTTCGATTTTCTTGCTCGAGGCCAAAACACATATACATTTCTTCTAGGACTATGCAATTCTTTCACTTGCTTGTCTTAAGCCTGTCTTGGCTAGATAtcaatgccggccggtctcgatACCAATGCTGGCCGGTCTCGGATCGACCTGCTGCAGCTGCCGGTATCTGGTGAAGGGTGGGCTGCTTCTGGAACTTCTTCTGCTGCTGTTGCACTGGCTACGCTATAGTTCAATTTATTGGAGGACCGAAAATTGATTCGAAATTATAACTCTTTCATCAATCTCTTCGTCCTGGACGGTTTTGGTGTTCATTTCGAGATGACGGAAGAAGCACGTGCAACAAATGAAGCCGCTATCTTCTCAGTCATCTTTTGGTCAGACCGGAGAGAAAAGggctaaggtttttttttaattattttagtaaCTGTTAAATGTACTGAATATGTCCGCATCGTCCACATAGTTTCGCTCCAATCCAAAATACTAAAGTTTTGCCATTATCCGTTCTGGGTTCTAGGCTTACTTAAAGCAGAAATAATATATTTcgattataaaatttccattcaaGAAAATGTTGCAATATTTTTGAGTTCAAATGACTCTATCAGCCCTCTGTTGCATAAATGCTATTCGAAGCAAAAGATGCTCTTTTTCACTTCGTGAATTCCCAAACGAGCTGACGAGCAACAAAACGAGCGAGAAGTCAACACGATccatttttgtcttttttttttttctgatatcGATGTAGAGATTGCTCTATCTTAGAAAAAATGAGAACGTTCAGTTGATCAGATTTAGTTTTAATCATTGGCATTTATCGACTCGCCGAGTATCGAACCACTAAATTCTCAGACAAAACAAACATAAGCCATCATTCCAACTGAACCACCACTGTTCTCGCTTACGAGGATGATTTCAGATCATGACTTCTTTTGTGGTACCCATCGATAGAGGAGAGAGTTGCATGGATTTCAGAAaaaaagtagattttttttaaatgcctcagcagccaaaatgttgtaTTCTGAGACGGTGTTGTTTCGGAGGTACAGGATAGGACTCAGGGCTGTCagatgattttttcgtaaatctgTATTGGCATGTGCAAAAAAATTGTATTGTCTGTATTTggggtaaaattgatttttttaaataaattatgtaAAATATCGCTTCTGGTGATTGTACTTAGATAACATTTTCATAGAGTTCTTTAAAACCAAGTATACAAAATAGAATATCCCAAAAATCCGTTGGAATCTTTTGAAGGGGCTCCTTGCAATCATGTAGAAGCATCAAATCACTTACATTTTCTCGGTtgttacacgtaaaaaaaagcattcccgaattcgtgaaccagccaAAATACACCgtaatttaattcatggattcgggaacaccagtcacgtttttcagaacgttccagaaaacgtgactgtgttcccgaatctgtggctgttgttcacgaataaattcaccgtgaacttgttagttcacgaattcatgaacgcttttttttgcgtgcataaTTCATATTAAAAGCTAAACCTTTTCCGAAAATCATGTCGTCTTTTGAATTCCACATTTCAATTATCATTCGACCTCAGCAAAAATTTTATCATGATTCAAAGATGATTCTACAAGTAATGTTTTTCTGATATTTTTTGCTTCTTCAAAATTCTACCGAAATTAggaaacaatgattttttgtcAATGCCAATACATATAACGATTATCAAATTCGATTACCTAACAATGAATCAAATACAGtggctggtttcctacccgccgctgccagcaCCAGGTGCTAACGTATATgtgaaaatagccagcatgagttaaccatccgaagtttgtatggcgaaaggcatctaacgcgggttttctcaacagttgGAACTTtcaacgaaaaactatttggtaccagttatgtaggaaagtgtccgctaccatgcctaccaaatatttttttgattaaggtgctcattttcgagatattaaacattagatgcttttcgccatactgatttccaaaagttaactcctagtgtgccgctgtaagcacgctcaaagcaggcgattcattcttCTGGTGGAATATCCAGGAGCAGAAAGCGATTTTTGCGATAATACGGAAAATAAGATAGTttgcaataataataataatattataatagaataataataaaataatattagaCCTGTGTGCcgtcgcgccacgccgccgGTAATTTTTTTGCGCCGCTGCCGTATGAAAATTTACCATGCCGATTGGCACTACGCCCCTTGTTATACAGCGTATGCTcggtcaaacattttttttttctaaaaccgcctgattatttaattattcaaaaaatgtcccATATTTATCTTCGGGAATTTATGGAAATGCTCCTATAATGCCAAgagatattccttcaagaatttcagattcagagattttatgaaaaattccatATGAACTTCCTTTTAAAAATACCTCCACTTATTAGATTTCACTTGGAATTTGGAAACTTTTTTAGAAATACCCTCTAGAATGCCTCCATCGCGAAATCCTCCGGTTGTACAACAATTCAACCGAAATCCCTTCAAGAATCAAAACGCTTTCAGTGATTTATTTGAgtattcttcctggaattccataggaaaatttacagaaatttctttagaaattccttcaaaaaattatcTGAAAGTTTTTTCAGGGACTCAtgcgaggaattccttcgtgaaTATCTTCAAgatattctccaatagctgtaccaggatttttttagcattccttcagatattgcccagaaattccgaaattttgaataaaattgtgATTACTGAAGGTATTTATCGGATAAAACCTGACGAACTTTTCTAGTGAACTTGTTGCGAATGCAACAAGGGAAACAGTTTTCCGAAACTTTAATTCGTTTATTGGAACTTATTAAAAGGGAACGAATAAAATTTACCTGTAATGTATACAATTCATTGTAGGACCATTTTTAGGCTGATATTTATATGCTACTCACGTTTGTAAGTTTCCTACGTTTCAGTTTAATTCGATCTCTGACCAAGCCGATTGTTATATAGTTTTCTGTGTTTAGATTAAGATGATTAGTTTAAGTTGGTCAAATTAATGAAGCGCCTACTACCTAGTGAGCCCAAAAACTGCATAGAATTCACGTAAGATGATTTCACAATTGCATGTAACTACCGTCTGCATTTAAGTTCAATACTTGAGAAATAACTTTGAGGTAATCTTAATAACAATAGATAATTGCGCGCTCAAAGACTACCCTTCTACAGCAACTATTTTCCATTCTTCCTATCACATTTCATCTTCTAAACAACGCTACATCGTATGTATAGATATCATCCTATAGTCAGATGTATATCACAGTCAAAGGTATGCTATTCGAAGTGTCTTAGTAGTAGGTGCGGCGTCACGCTTAGGGTGTACGCAacagaactcttggagaaattttggaggaactatctggagattttttttgggttttttggcaAGAAATTCTGGGAATGAGTAAGAAATGTTTGTTGAGTTGGAGAAATAATTCAAGAAgagttttaaggaattttcaggaGAACTCCAGAGAGAACTTTTGAAGAACTTCTCATAGGAATTGATTGCGGAATTACTGATAGAATTTCCGAGGGACCATATCTAAAAAATCCgagaaaattttcggaagaattcaagCTTGAACTTTAAAAGCAACTTCTAGTGGAATTCAGTGACAGATTCCcagaaaaatttctaaaaaaaatttgaaagtaTTTCATGTGGAAAATCCACAGAATGAAAGtgaaaaaactttccaaaaaataCACAGAATGAAAGTGAAGATTTTTCTAGAGGaatacatggaggaacttctatttagaggaacttccggagtaatcccttggaaacttccggaggaattcctggaggagcttcaggaagaattcctgtgggaacttccggagatattcttttaggaacttccggacgaaatccttggataacttctggaggaattcctggaggaacttccggaagattttttgGCACAATTTTCGAAGTTTCTCCATAAGGAATTtcactcggaggaacttccggagaatttttttaaagaacttaagaacttttggaggaaactCTAGGataacttccgggaggaacctcggaattccaggaagtctttggaattccgggaggaacttccggagaaacacgtaattgaacttccggaggatttcctggaggaatttccgaatgaactccgggaggaattcctggaagaactccatgaggaatttccggaagaactttgggaggaatttccggaagatctccgggaggaacatccagaggaattccaggaggaaattct
The nucleotide sequence above comes from Armigeres subalbatus isolate Guangzhou_Male chromosome 3, GZ_Asu_2, whole genome shotgun sequence. Encoded proteins:
- the LOC134220631 gene encoding uncharacterized protein LOC134220631, which produces MNEQSRQKQHNRTRRARSSSVHHIVINIFEDRQVQVVSHNINPTLGTDGLQESTAFIVSAPPLHPTLFDGTYNYDGGNVDLEWTTSSESVLSADSDSEMALEEVLSNAVSSVPVIEPSGEKMVTRKKSISVVGNVRGQAVGAMIDPGSTVLMQMSRGNIGCYTDVRNCMAEINEVLNNDDSIVILRYPSVEDSQRSRRVQVSHQETAKKMMELTEDVLRRVQGSSRESILMKLQDTLGEMLNQPEDTIAVHSFSREVMGGSKSEALVGFFKRDNEAALFVQAVDSSNKITRSLSGCEDENSMEDQIGLERLKSFLQESLQNQEQALSQTFDIEPDITISRSGNKVVGVLSFPNSASAVVKTTVDRFPLDKQRSEIVQSMKDLLQNLAQQSTGKLLVQMHSGNDRETVLDQIKNELDESVQPGAEEGGPSVISVRESDDKVIGVLNYSGGSIVIQTSSKNWIHAHSCSDPKDLLQSIRLMIELFIMSSELTDVDLRSLASIIVQVFHFPTVDLSEDFLSKHILQKMAFITHQLMNPSEHEDPLLIINQLRNTLELIARPEFASENIQDTYSVEVLKSYLDELLCEEDTQYENDLIIHTLRGALLDVLIHYDVTLSAALEDLLNLLKTISVEKVDLHSQSTVISSPGMTAITNEPLLTDRSTSEHHSFEVVQRIHNLLGDEEPSHGREVSYLSIFQSIFLTLLRIISGWSVRLKSFLDKDNRQQSVPVEQQSGSKLEQQSEPGTSVQRKPSVSFHLLKQPNDADERTPSDISQQYEDERHKLNSTIDDLRAFLEHSLNVPEAWEKQRKGSRMEFPEGSVAVKQRMLHLFSKLLDEAAKLKVTDKSSHAIHLCLDSASGELEQKEGAQFVVLSGKVRDRQHNLGLFFEARMVDLEDASKVESEVECVTEVRRLSDKSECLVKDELVPEVVESCLAEVGSDGAEEVDQREGSVEEFRMQETLSRYFELIQSYIQESMDPMREALGTILERIALVGTEKIREIRSSIVQTSSNFGEDYIVEMESSLEEQEVVLPKEMAQQDQSVQCAPSTASGNVQDNEILFDRLDNISTDLQELKQQMIELCGFLQNPPAQPSPTEPQSTDTGPPPSTQPICIESSIPDDSFVSVTPTAPTLDDIEGRISMMVEIVSLDDERRLSQVSDESDVRDHYLSAVECVPVPSEPPMVEDAQKCTLAEPDNSRFSEIFPVEQLTRRSTATQTMESRGTQTDVEEVADFVEESAICDKEATRLSTAIADQRPSVLSQLHKRISSFVGICVKEPIVQEDQARRSTRVSIVEPATIVDLEKGYSKESVEDISQDRQDLILEGKEEQRPSLGAEVDSESMGDVQKTVSPQDQQKSSSLVVNAESSPIPLHTEDQASTNSIDSAKEKDQQSRQTVESFDDYVNPQSEAHDDIRQDSKQSIESVAYEPILTTDPTNQRITEKQLDNLVDKPKDSVLLQQLSEIPVRDRPIPGLCDIAMSYQCKQVDAAIGRQFMSPAEIYSCHAIGPNQMMVHWKVAPQFADQIGGFEIYVDGEASSFYYSHRRRTGLLEDIDTRKQHRIVIYCSPESWIREAAQWAPGVFFYHL